The following coding sequences are from one Schizosaccharomyces osmophilus chromosome 1, complete sequence window:
- the hhf3 gene encoding histone H4 h4.3 produces MSGRGKGGKGLGKGGAKRHRKILRDNIQGITKPAIRRLARRGGVKRISALVYEETRAVLKLFLESVIRDAVTYTEHAKRKTVTSLDVVYSLKRQGRTIYGFGG; encoded by the coding sequence ATGTCTGGCCGCGGTAAAGGAGGAAAAGGATTAGGAAAGGGTGGTGCCAAGCGTCACCGTAAGATTCTGCGTGACAATATCCAAGGTATTACTAAACCTGCAATTCGTCGTCTTGCGCGCCGTGGTGGTGTCAAGCGTATTTCTGCTTTGGTCTATGAAGAGACTCGTGCTGTCTTGAAGTTGTTCTTGGAAAGTGTTATTCGCGATGCTGTCACCTATACCGAACACGCCAAGCGTAAGACCGTCACTTCTTTGGACGTTGTCTATTCTTTGAAGCGCCAAGGCCGTACTATTTATGGTTTCGGTGGTTAA
- the hht3 gene encoding histone H3 h3.3 has product MARTKQTARKSTGGKAPRKQLASKAARKAAPATGGVKKPHRYRPGTVALREIRRYQKSTELLIRKLPFQRLVREIAQDFKTDLRFQSSAVGALQEAVEAYLVSLFEDTNLCAIHGKRVTIQPKDMQLARRLRGERA; this is encoded by the coding sequence ATGGCTCGTACTAAGCAAACCGCACGTAAATCCACCGGTGGTAAGGCCCCTCGTAAGCAACTTGCTTCCAAGGCCGCCCGTAAAGCTGCTCCCGCAACTGGTGGTGTCAAGAAGCCTCACCGTTATCGTCCTGGTACCGTCGCTCTTCGTGAAATCCGTCGTTACCAAAAGTCGACTGAATTGTTGATCCGTAAGCTTCCTTTCCAACGTTTGGTCCGTGAAATTGCTCAAGATTTCAAGACTGACTTGCGTTTCCAATCTTCTGCCGTCGGTGCTCTCCAAGAAGCCGTCGAAGCTTACcttgtttctcttttcgAAGACACTAACTTGTGTGCTATTCACGGTAAGCGTGTCACCATTCAACCCAAGGATATGCAATTGGCCCGTCGTCTTCGTGGCGAACGTGCTTAA
- the pth3 gene encoding mitochondrial aminoacyl-tRNA hydrolase Pth3, translated as MISTIRCFRFSFRARQILIQSMLCTRKENNLHLPIQSCSRQPWMFRQFQMSATSQGPKAKKPYHLERINEEEIEELFVRGSGPGGQKINKTSIVSQLKHIPTGITVRCQETRSREQNRKIARKRLAEKVDEFKHGENSLLSLKAQNIVQKKRNRQKKSRRKYGHENEEQQNDQSLRECPNEQQEIEK; from the coding sequence ATGATTTCCACTATAAGATGCTTTCGTTTCTCTTTTCGTGCGAGGCAAATCCTTATTCAGTCAATGTTGTGTACccgaaaagaaaacaacttGCATTTGCCTATCCAAAGTTGCAGTCGACAGCCCTGGATGTTTCGTCAATTTCAAATGAGCGCGACATCACAAGGACCAAAGGCAAAAAAGCCATATCACTTGGAAAGAatcaatgaagaagaaattgaggAACTCTTTGTTCGCGGGAGTGGACCAGGAGgccaaaaaataaataaaacaagtaTAGTGTCACAACTAAAACATATTCCGACTGGTATCACTGTCCGGTGTCAAGAAACACGTTCGCGAGAACAAAATCGAAAAAtagcaagaaaaagattagCGGAAAAGGTTGACGAGTTTAAACATGGAGAAAATAGTTTATTGTCGTTAAAAGCACAGAATATTGTTCAGAAAAAACGGAATCGACAGAAAAAAAGCCGAAGAAAATACGGCCATGAGAACGAAGAACAGCAAAATGATCAGTCTCTTCGCGAATGCCCAAACGAACAACAAGAAATCGAAAAGTGA
- the exo5 gene encoding mitochondrial single stranded DNA specific 5'-3' exodeoxyribonuclease Exo5, translating into MEDYEVFDVEDLNEFLEELDKQESSSNHNIISDLEIDGIDSEGKWGITSIEHDTIEEDMFRKITLYDLFRKRRGYLNVTDLVSPLWCEVQQDYYLTKKLKKTSPQMIKGSSVHQHLEYETTPPTGRILLNKYSKEEPWALKILKQIEGLHQLYMNGITREFPIWGFYKDSLVMGIIDEISLSQQGAITKEPRDIRDFWLPAAKDIYFTDNKTRFSNTRPSDSQIYQSKIQVMYYAHLFLHYFPSLNLKSTQPLYAKPNERDKKTLEIPWLNSFYKSLNLDGSKDLGTEFLEQSIRTIPIIPEDEFRNNNSLHGLYKISSKIARRLRLNISDKNLGIAYWNPRTQQLSYVEKFDYEPIALEDCYNRTNSFWRTMRDPVGVPPNEVFKCRSCEFRDECWWLQKKQTLPFHTNN; encoded by the exons ATGGAGGATTACGAAGTATTTGATGTTGAGGACTTAAATgagtttttggaagaacttgataaacaagaaagctCATCTAATCATAATATAATATCTGACCTAGAAATTGATGGAATTGACTCAGAAGGTAAATGGGGAATTACCTCCATAGAACATGACACTATAG AAGAGGATATGTTTAGAAAAATAACTTTGTACGATTTGTTTCGAAAACGTCGGGGTTACCTTAAT GTAACTGATTTAGTGTCACCATTATGGTGTGAAGTGCAACAGGATTATTATTTGaccaaaaaattaaaaaagacCTCCCCACAAATGATCAAAGGGAGCTCTGTACATCAACATCTTGAGTACGAAACGACGCCGCCTACAGGTCGTATTTTGCTTAATAAGTATTCGAAAGAAGAGCCATGGGCTCTAAAAATTCTGAAGCAAATTGAAGGGCTTCATCAGTTATATATGAACGGAATTACTCGAGAATTTCCCATTTGGGGGTTTTACAAAGATTCTCTTGTTATGGGAATAATTGATGAAATTAGCCTTAGCCAACAAGGAGCAATAACAAAGGAACCTAGAGATATTCGTGACTTTTGGCTTCCAGCTGCgaaagatatatattttaCTGACAATAAAACCAGGTTCTCTAATACAAGACCAAGTGACTCTCAAATCTATCAATCAAAGATACAGGTTATGTATTACGCtcacctttttcttcactattttccttctttgaaCTTAAAGTCTACTCAACCTTTGTACGCTAAGCCGAACGAACGAGATAAAAAAACTCTAGAAATACCTTGGTTGAATTCGTTTTATAAGAGTTTGAATTTAGATGGCTCAAAAGATCTGGGCACGGAGTTTTTGGAACAGAGTATTCGGACAATACCAATCATTCCTGAAGATGAATTTAGAAACAATAATTCATTGCATGGACTTTAcaaaatttcttcaaaaatagCGCGACGATTGCGCCTAAACATTTCCGATAAAAATTTGGGTATT GCCTACTGGAATCCCCGAACACAACAGCTATCATATgtagaaaaatttgattaTGAACCTATAGCCTTAGAAGACTGCTATAACCGAACGAATTCATTCTGGCGAACCATGAGAGATCCCGTAGGTGTACCTCCTAACGAAGTGTTCAAATGTCGCAGTTGCGAGTTTCGTGATGAATGTTGGTGGcttcagaagaagcagaCACTGCCTTTTCACACTAATAATTAA
- the adi1 gene encoding acireductone dioxygenase family Adi1, with product MRAYLFQDEGDQRKPNDSGIPITEAQLNAAKVISSHSDGDLYAFADELMKQYGFKSRDEVSVSRIKLGERYDSMVKKFFEEHLHEDEEIRLIMDGRGYFDLRSVDDKWVRLLVEKGDLIILPAGIYHRFTTASDDYIHAMRLFRENPRWIALPRSHETDNVDARQDYKHLITS from the coding sequence ATGAGAGCTTACCTGTTTCAAGACGAAGGTGACCAAAGAAAGCCCAATGATTCTGGTATACCTATCACTGAAGCACAACTGAATGCCGCAAAGGTGATTAGCTCACATTCTGACGGTGATTTGTATGCATTTGCTGATGAACTGATGAAACAATATGGTTTCAAAAGTCGCGATGAAGTAAGTGTCAGCCGTATTAAGTTGGGTGAGCGTTACGACTCCATggtcaaaaagttttttgaagagcaCTTACacgaagatgaagaaattcGTCTTATTATGGATGGAAGGGGCTATTTCGATTTGCGCTCAGTTGATGACAAGTGGGTACGTCTTCTCGTGGAAAAAGGTGACCTAATTATCTTACCAGCTGGAATTTACCATCGGTTTACCACCGCCAGTGACGATTACATTCACGCTATGCGTCTCTTCAGAGAAAATCCCAGGTGGATTGCTCTTCCTCGTTCTCACGAAACTGATAACGTCGATGCTCGTCAAGATTATAAACATTTAATTACATCCTAA
- the rpr2 gene encoding RNase P subunit Rpr2: MSAKQQDQHCRISYLYQAAHYLLQHTEEAKFSRHYISTAKQVSQKSVLRLHPNIKRTICKKCNSLMVFGKTCSVRTEEPSKRKPESDRSLWVCNECGSTKRFPLSNGKRNKQKKDDDRNENEMMEP; this comes from the coding sequence ATGAGTGCAAAACAGCAAGATCAACATTGTCGGATTTCATACTTGTATCAAGCAGCACATTATTTGCTTCAGCATACTGAAGAAGCAAAGTTTTCTAGACACTATATCTCCACAGCAAAACAGGTATCCCAAAAATCTGTTTTACGGTTACACCCAAATATAAAGAGAAcgatttgcaaaaaatGCAATTCTCTTATGGTTTTTGGTAAAACCTGTTCGGTGCGGACTGAAGAGCCATCTAAAAGGAAACCTGAAAGCGATCGTAGTTTGTGGGTATGCAATGAGTGTGGGTCAACAAAGCGCTTTCCTCTCTCAAacggaaaaagaaacaaacaaaagaaggatgatgatagaaatgaaaatgaaatgatgGAGCCATAA
- the htd2 gene encoding 3-hydroxyacyl-ACP dehydratase Htd2: MVARRVVLKDFLSPSPLCKLQALFQGSVPEPEPNFALQKPSIVQPAQHFVYLNSASSETNLDPDGYETVYAPYGQHLSHKHRLWLHGVLKFHTPLRLFQEAECHEAVHTKPVGQKTKPMSMAEKCESKCNTLPAQVLIERKIYDQQQNLCLEEDRTLYYTNKDYLADDNRITSKSSSTKSWLFTPTEIMVFRYSALMFNAHFIHWNNSYTTSVEKYPNLIVPGPLLITSMANFFRFSYPRLSKRIRQFDYRLLAPVFVGTPIRVCTNDTATVWLESDSTVHATLLAKGRFVFESA, encoded by the coding sequence ATGGTCGCCCGAAGAGTTGTACTGaaagattttctttctccaaGCCCTCTTTGTAAATTACAGGCCCTGTTTCAAGGAAGTGTCCCAGAACCTGAACCtaattttgctttgcaaAAGCCATCAATTGTTCAGCCAGCTCAACATTTTGTGTACCTAAATAGCGCTTCCTCAGAAACCAATCTAGATCCAGACGGTTACGAGACTGTTTATGCTCCCTACGGACAGCATTTGTCGCATAAGCATCGTCTTTGGCTGCATGGGGTTTTGAAGTTCCATACACCGCTGCGATTATTTCAGGAAGCTGAATGTCATGAGGCCGTGCACACAAAACCGGTAGGCCAAAAGACAAAACCCATGTCTATGGCGGAAAAATGCGAATCAAAATGTAATACACTTCCTGCCCAGGTTCtcattgaaagaaagatttaCGATCAGCAGCAGAATTTATGTTTAGAAGAAGACCGCACCTTGTATTATACAAATAAGGATTATCTAGCAGATGATAATAGGATTACCAGTAAATCTTCTTCGACGAAGTCTTGGTTATTTACTCCTACCGAAATCATGGTATTCCGATATTCGGCTTTGATGTTTAATGctcatttcattcattgGAATAACTCATATACAACGTCTGTGGAAAAGTATCCAAACCTTATCGTTCCAGGTCCATTGCTTATAACATCCATGGCGAATTTCTTTCGATTTTCATATCCACGGCTAAGTAAAAGAATTCGTCAATTTGATTATCGTCTTTTGGCCCCTGTATTCGTTGGTACCCCAATCCGTGTGTGTACAAACGATACAGCGACTGTTTGGCTAGAAAGCGATTCTACAGTTCATGCTACTTTACTagcaaaaggaagatttgTATTTGAATCGGCATAG
- the rsv2 gene encoding DNA-binding transcription factor Rsv2: protein MDTTEKLQSRAPSKNTKNEPYGSNWRFQEHQLPSNSPLKNNKQIIPSVFPNVFSDTDFDQISNNEMDLKRLEPNAKESMDPSGYPDMSSWDYMMNVPIRVYNEAEGIDPFTLDNIQDSTMDMSLDPMSAEYAQGGNFASAPSSLGSNPAFVTTPSNGSNENNSLPTSNDLDVPLSPPANADYNAAATQNMVPPPLTPSLPAVNDSSFSNNQIQLPSQVMPDGTGSIPDVDGNPFDMDPPSLETGLLSPPQMAKGFSKKDPAMQHHHHHQQQRQQPQQQQQKPAPPAPAMSSSPIAPKQEQAAVPSLLSSTTGKDSSMMPVKQEEFGLSPQKYPGQAPAPPNLSQAFQMYTMNQNPPKQPSMSLNGDAILDYNAYPVTDTSLDYPTVQRSQALAQAADSLLPSNPSANADYGSEALDGVSDMLPSQIQDPTQFPPESLPSHSNRTYPIPINNPYRPKRPSLVLGSMNSLSPTQPPVVVPSNTTLSPSPTSTSPTKNSFANGGFAPFDATKPQVSAQGSVVEPPPAPPLSSMSPTEKKEDHPMAAAASVVAPGEKESIPVDTTPTPSVTTSAGTQRKRRKFKFGKQAGPVRCTLPNRTTGETCNTVFSRTYDLIRHQDTIHAKTRPVFRCEVCGDQRHFSRHDALVRHLRVKHGR, encoded by the coding sequence ATGGACACCACAGAAAAATTACAGTCAAGAGCGCCATCAAAAAACACAAAGAATGAACCATATGGTTCGAACTGGAGATTTCAGGAACACCAATTGCCTTCTAATTCCCCTTTAAAGAACAATAAACAGATCATACCAAGCGTGTTTCCTAATGTCTTCTCAGATACCGATTTTGACCAAATCTCAAACAACGAAATGGATTTGAAGCGATTGGAACCAAATGCAAAGGAATCCATGGACCCTTCGGGTTATCCCGACATGTCCTCTTGGGATTATATGATGAATGTCCCCATCCGCGTCTACAATGAGGCCGAAGGCATAGACCCCTTTACCCTCGACAACATTCAAGACTCTACCATGGACATGTCCCTAGATCCAATGTCTGCCGAATATGCTCAGGGCGGAAATTTTGCCAGTGCGCCCTCATCCTTGGGAAGCAATCCCGCCTTTGTCACCACCCCGTCCAATGGATCAAACGAAAACAATTCCCTTCCCACTAGCAATGACCTCGACGTGCCCTTGTCCCCTCCGGCAAACGCCGATTACAATGCAGCAGCAACGCAAAACATGGTCCCTCCTCCGCTAACTCCTTCCCTTCCTGCCGTCAAcgattcctctttttccaacaaCCAGATACAACTCCCGAGCCAAGTGATGCCCGATGGGACTGGCTCAATTCCCGATGTCGATGGGAATCCATTTGATATGGATCCCCCTTCTCTAGAAACTGGCTTGCTTTCCCCCCCTCAAATGGCAAAAGGATTTTCGAAAAAGGATCCGGCCATGCAACATCATCATCACCACCAACAACAGAGGCAGCAGCCGCAACAGCAACAACAAAAACCTGCTCCTCCTGCTCCCGCCATGTCATCCTCACCCATTGCACCAAAACAAGAGCAAGCTGCTGTCCcttctcttctttcatCCACCACCGGCAAGGATTCATCGATGATGCCAGTCAAGCAAGAAGAATTCGGCTTGTCTCCCCAAAAATATCCTGGTCAAGCTCCTGCTCCGCCGAATTTGTCTCAAGCTTTTCAAATGTATACCATGAATCAGAACCCTCCCAAACAGCCAAGCATGTCGCTGAATGGCGACGCCATCCTAGATTACAATGCGTACCCCGTAACTGACACTTCTTTGGATTATCCCACCGTTCAGCGGTCACAGGCATTGGCTCAAGCTGCAGACTCCTTATTACCATCCAATCCCTCCGCCAATGCAGATTATGGCTCAGAAGCTCTGGATGGCGTCTCCGACATGCTTCCTTCTCAAATACAAGACCCTACCCAATTCCCTCCTGAATCCCTTCCATCCCATTCCAATCGTACCTATCCTATTCCCATCAATAATCCCTATCGCCCGAAGCGCCCCTCCCTGGTCCTCGGTTCCATGAATTCCCTTTCTCCTACTCAACCGCCTGTTGTCGTTCCTTCCAATACTACACTCAGCCCATCCCCTACATCTACTTCTCCCACGAAGAATTCCTTCGCGAATGGTGGATTCGCTCCATTTGATGCTACAAAACCGCAAGTTTCTGCACAAGGGTCTGTGGTCGAGCCTCCTCCAGCTCCACCTTTATCAAGTATGTCTCCTactgaaaagaaggaagatcATCCAATGGCAGCAGCTGCTAGTGTTGTTGCTCCTGGAGAGAAAGAATCCATTCCAGTTGACACTACCCCAACCCCAAGTGTAACTACTTCCGCTGGAACACAACGGAAGCGgagaaaattcaaatttggCAAACAGGCAGGCCCAGTGCGGTGCACATTGCCAAATCGTACTACAGGTGAAACCTGTAATACTGTGTTTTCACGAACGTATGATTTAATACGTCATCAAGATACAATTCATGCGAAAACTCGACCTGTTTTCCGTTGTGAAGTGTGTGGAGACCAGAGACATTTCAGTCGCCATGATGCCCTTGTTCGACATTTACGTGTGAAGCATGGTAGGTAA
- the cnp1 gene encoding centromere-specific histone H3 CENP-A — translation MAKKSLMAEPGDPIPHPRRKRYRPGTMALREIRKYQRTTDLLIQRLPFSRIVREISSEFVANFSTDVGLRWQSTALQCLQEAAEAFLVHLFEDTNLCAIHAKRVTIMQRDMQLARRIRGA, via the coding sequence ATGGCTAAAAAATCATTAATGGCAGAACCAGGAGACCCAATACCTCATCCACGTCGAAAAAGATATCGTCCAGGGACAATGGCACTTAGAGAAATTCGGAAGTATCAGAGAACGACGGACCTGCTCATCCAACGTCTTCCGTTTTCGCGAATCGTTCGTGAAATCTCATCCGAATTTGTTGCCAATTTTTCTACAGATGTGGGCCTTCGCTGGCAATCAACCGCTTTACAATGCCTCCAAGAAGCTGCAGaagcttttcttgttcatcTGTTTGAAGATACTAATCTTTGTGCTATTCACGCCAAGCGTGTGACCATCATGCAGCGCGATATGCAGCTAGCTCGTCGTATCCGTGGTGCTTAA
- a CDS encoding Schizosaccharomyces specific protein, whose translation MKLAGYIILSFITLASALPSIPYLNKRLAESQNVTLYNSTNTETVPTVPVVLDVVLLNGTSWISTRERFWAVESGGDEFAITDSLHSLRSIDNVLWSPILDNIEHPRLLVLDAIASKSLSTVASDVSGISAYWSETGSNSNATISGSFYPTNVTTNSSMAWNTTSNQTNTSSSASTEVNSLILSSFGLTESFVNHSSSRLVVVGAAKPALTNVSVLDSSETPIYQKITEQSTSHIRREIPEIDAKVIDVFGYNFYFLALSSSISFLKSFAFCNQTSAFSLFQDIASCGLSGQLSSSSCLDGSYYSLFGPTGYFATQFGSSADVVVVQSETNCNATISAAASNTTYVNVNSYVDLAPTLLTNSTYNANYTNSSIPPIPYTITNTTNTNTTDFNSSNSSGVGPLAYYGSGLLNISDYLNTKGDGHVILKGSSGTILGDFYILNYTSVALGDYLIPLWW comes from the coding sequence ATGAAGTTAGCTGGTTATATTATATTGAGCTTTATCACATTGGCATCTGCATTGCCCTCTATTCCTTACCTCAACAAACGCCTGGCTGAATCCCAGAATGTAACCTTGTACAATTCTACCAATACTGAGACTGTCCCTACTGTACCCGTAGTATTGGATgttgttttattaaatgGTACTTCTTGGATTTCAACTCGTGAAAGATTCTGGGCAGTTGAGAGCGGTGGAGACGAATTTGCCATTACTGATAGTTTGCACAGTTTGAGGTCTATTGACAATGTTCTATGGAGTCCAATTTTAGACAACATCGAGCATCCTCGACTTTTGGTACTAGATGCAATTGCTAGCAAAAGTCTATCTACAGTTGCAAGTGACGTGTCTGGTATTTCCGCTTATTGGAGTGAAACAGGTAGTAATAGCAATGCTACGATATCTGGAAGTTTTTATCCAACAAACGTGACAACCAATTCGTCTATGGCTTGGAACACAACCTCGAATCAGACTAacacttcttcttctgcttcTACTGAAGTAAATTCTTTGATTCtctcttcttttggattaaCTGAAAGCTTTGTTAACCACTCAAGTTCACGATTGGTAGTCGTTGGAGCGGCGAAACCAGCTTTAACAAATGTCTCTGTCTTGGATTCTTCCGAAACCCCcatttatcaaaaaataactgAACAAAGTACTAGTCACATCCGACGCGAGATTCCTGAAATTGATGCCAAAGTCATTGATGTATTTGGTTAcaacttttatttcttaGCCTTAAGCTCTTCTATCTCATTTTTAAAgagctttgctttttgcaaTCAAACGTCtgctttttcattgttCCAGGATATTGCTTCTTGTGGCTTATCTGGTCAACTCAGTTCTTCCTCTTGTCTGGACGGCAGTTATTATTCACTTTTCGGTCCCACTGGCTACTTTGCGACACAATTTGGAAGTTCAGCTGACGTTGTTGTAGTACAAAGTGAAACGAATTGCAATGCCACTATTTCTGCTGCTGCTTCCAACACCACATACGTGAATGTGAACAGTTACGTTGATTTGGCACCAACTTTGCTAACGAACTCCACGTACAACGCGAACTACACCAACAGTTCAATCCCCCCAATTCCCTATACTATTACCAATACCACGAACACCAATACGACTGACTTTAACAGTAGTAACTCTTCCGGTGTTGGACCTTTGGCATATTATGGATCTGGATTATTGAACATTTCTGATTATTTGAATACCAAAGGTGATGGACATGTTATTTTGAAGGGATCAAGTGGAACAATTTTGGGAGATTTCTACATCCTTAATTACACAAGTGTGGCTTTGGGAGACTACTTAATTCCACTTTGGTGGTAA
- the spc1 gene encoding signal peptidase complex subunit Spc1 — MNYLEGKIDFHGQIRCSKYMNYGILTSGVAAYIAGWLAHDSFLSIKVFLILSIIAGIICIPAWPMYNRKPLQFQKTKN; from the exons ATGAATTATTTAGAGGGTAAAATCGATTTTCATGGACAAATTCGTTGTTCAAAATACATGAATTATGGGATCTTAACATCTGGT GTTGCAGCGTACATAGCAGGATGGTTGGCTCATGACTCGTTCTTGAGCATCAAGgtgtttttaattttgagCATTATTGCTGGAATT ATTTGCATTCCTGCATGGCCCATGTACAATCGAAAGCCCCTGCAGTTTCAAAAGACTAAAAATTGA